A single genomic interval of Capricornis sumatraensis isolate serow.1 chromosome 11, serow.2, whole genome shotgun sequence harbors:
- the LOC138088808 gene encoding small integral membrane protein 10-like protein 3 — protein sequence MAAALSGLAVLLSCSAAARSSGVFCKGPTHTLLIFFDLAWRLRSNFPYLYIVASMMLNVRLQVHIEIH from the coding sequence ATGGCGGCGGCTTTGTCTGGCCTGGCTGTCCTGCTATCGTGCTCGGCCGCCGCCCGCTCTTCTGGGGTCTTCTGCAAGGGGCCGACCCACACGCTGCTCATCTTCTTCGACCTGGCCTGGCGCTTGCGCAGCAATTTCCCCTACCTCTACATCGTGGCTTCCATGATGCTCAACGTCCGTCTGCAGGTTCATATTGAGATCCACTGA